CAACCTTTGTAGCCATTTATTCACAGCATACTACAGACCAAATCACCTATATGAATATTGCACTGCCATTACCATTTTCAACGATGATAGGGGTATTATATTTATATGAGGAAAATGGATGTTTACACTTGACTAGTGCTCATGATGGGGATGCAGGCATTTATTTAGCCATCCATCGATTTTTATTTCAATTGCCTTTACAGGAGCATTTTGTGATAACCGCAAAAAATGAATTACTAACAGCTGTACATAAAATGCGCATTTTTGGTTTACCCTTTTTACAAATTGATTATCAAATCGAGAAAAAATAACAGGAGCAGCCAATTTTTAAGGCTGTTCTTTTTAGTTCAAAAATCCCTGTTATAAATATTCATTAGTGCATTTGGATTTGTAAAATAAAATCGAAAAATGCTGAAAATTACTTAAAAATTGACTAGTTATTTCTTTAAATATAGAAAGAATTATTAAATCAACCATGTTTATTTTAATAATGATAGATTACTAATAGTAATAACAAAGGTCCTCATTCAACAAATAAGGAGAATTTAAACATGAAATTTAAGTCAATTAGTAAAAGAATTGTTTTTTCCTTTAGCATTGTAGTAACAATAGTGATTTTGTACATAGGATACAATTTTTATTCAGTTAAACTGAGCAATAGTGCAACAGAGCAAATTATTGAAGAGGACTTACACCTTTTAATTACCGACTACGAACTCGCATCAACGATTAGCCTAAGAATTGCGGCAGCGAGAGGTTATGTGCTTTCGGGTGATGAAAAATATAAGCATATTTTCAATGATAATGTTGAACGTGCATTAAAAAATGAAAAAATTCGTTTAGCCCTATCAGAATCAGCAGAGTTTAACAACTTTGCGACAATGGCCAAGGAATGGAGTAGCTATGTTGAAAAAAATGTCTTTGATGTCTATGATCAGGGCAATATCGAAATGGCGACTAAAAACTTAGCTACTATGGATACAAAGGCTACTGAAATAAGAGAAGGCTATGAAGGCTTAGCAGAAAATCGTAAGCAATCCATAACAACAGTAGGCACAGACATTATTACTGCAGGTGATAATAAGCAGATTACCGGTATTATCGTTGGAATCATCCTTGTTGTAGTTTCAATTGGAATTGCCATAATTAGTGCGCGCGTTATTTCAAGACCTATTATTACAGTAACGAATCGTATGCAACGTATTACAGACGGGGATCTAAGTGAGCCAGCACTAGTGGTGAAATCAAGTGATGAAATAGGGCAGCTAACAGAAGCGACCAATACAATGTCAGATATTTTGAATCGTTTTTTAGGACATATCCAGCGAGTATCGAATGATGTAGCTGCGCATAGTGAGGAGCTTATGCAATCAGCAACAGAGGTCAAGACAGGTACACAGCAAATTGTCTCTACCGTCACTGAAATTGCAGGCGGTACAGAATTGCAGGCTAGCAATGCATCAGATGTAGCCACGAATATGATGGAATTTAATACGAAGATGACCGATGTCAATAATAGCAGTAAGTATGTTTATCAGTATTCACAGGATGTCATGGCGTTAACAAAAGAGGGCAAGAGCTTAATGAACGCATCTACAGAGCAGATGACTTCTATCCATGTTATTGTGAAAGATGCAGTTCAAAAGGTAGATGGATTAAGTAAACAAACGCAGAATATATCTAAACTTGTTGCTGTCATACAGGATATCGCTGCACAAACGAACTTATTGGCGCTGAATGCTGCTATTGAAGCGGCACGAGCAGGTGAGCATGGAAAAGGCTTCGCAGTCGTTGCTGATGAGGTACGTAAGCTTGCGGAACAAGTAGCCGTTTCGGTTGACGATATTACAGAAATTGTTCAAAAGGTTCAATTAGACGCTCAGACAGTAACTGCTTCACTCGAGAATGGCTATGGTGAGGTTGAAAAAGGTACAACACAAATTGCATCAACGAATGAAACATTTAATCAAATAACGGAGGCGGTTTCCTCCATGTCTATCAACATAGACAATATGTCCACGAAGCTAGAAGAGGTAGTCCAAAATACGGCTAGCATTCATAAATCAGTGGATGAAATTGCCGCTGTTTCTGAACAATCTGCAGCAGGAATACAAGAAGCATCCGCCACTATTGAACAGGCAGCTACCTCCATGGATGAAATTCAATATAGTTCAGCTAATTTAGCGGAGATGGCAGAGAATTTAAATGATATCATTCAAAAATTTAAATTATCAAATTAGTATTAAATCTATCGGAATTTCATACTTTCAACACAATTAGCTTGTATACTATTGCATTGGAAGGTGGAATCATTTTGAGAAAATATTTACTATTAATACTAATGAGCACATTGTTTATGGCTCCAGTAGCCTACGCCCATACTATGGATAAAAGTACGCTCTATGCAGATGTTCCAGAAACTGCACCAACGATAAAGGAAATCATGATCCTCCACAGCATTGGCTTACTGGGCTATAATGGCAAAGATGTGAATTTAAATCTGACAGAAAATTTATCACGTCAAGATTTTGCGGGCTGGGTAGGCGGTTTCTTTGGTCTTAAAGGCGCTACTGTTGATGAGCTAGCACAAGCAGCCAAAAATGAGGACTATGTAATTTCCTTGGAGGGTGACATTACGTACAAAGAAATAAATACAGCCTTATTTCATCATAAACTAGAGCTTGAAAAACCAGATGCTACTTTAACGAAAGAAGAGTATATTTCTTTTTTAACAGATCATCTCGATGTTGATATGGGTGGACACTCCTTAATTCAAATGGGGGGCTTCTCTGAAGGGCCAACTGGAACAATAGAGGATGTTGTGACAGGTGACGAGACAGGAGTGATCATCAACGGCACAACCTACATGCTTTCAGGACATCCACGTATTTTCGCAGATTCAACTGACGCAAAAAGCTGGGTAGGCCAAACTGTAGAAAAATCGATTTTCACTACAGGGGGCAGTCATCAACATGGTCATGACCAAAGCGGTGATCATCATGAAGGACAGTCTGCTGACACACCTACCCTTCAATACATTCAAATTAGTTCGCCAGCACAAGCAACCAATAAGACACAGATACAATCAGAAAACGCTACACCTATTGACCAACAGCAGTCTACAAAAGAGACAAATGAAACTTCATCAAACACGGTTTGGATTGTAGCCTTACTTGTACTAGCAGCTGTTATTCTAAGTTTTGTGTTTGTGAAACGGAAAAAATAAAGATTTTTGATTATAACCAGCAATGGACGAGTTTGATCGTTAATTGCTGGTTTTGTTTTTTCATCAGATGTACAGTGGCATAGTGAGTGAATATTATTGTTTTAATACCACTATATAGCTTTATTGCGCTTAATCCTCTGCCTCAGAAAAATTACTTCTAAATTTATTTGCACAAAATTGAATAATAGGAAGTTCAATGGGTATATAAATATAATAAAACATGAGAACGATTTTGGTCTGGCAAATATAATCGTGGTTTGATTTGAGGCAGAGGAGTGTGGAGATGGCGACACTTGTTGTAAAGAGGAGTATTATGCATCGTTACCAGCGTATTGAAGATGCGATTCGAGATGCTGCACCAGGGGATTTAATTGAAATTCGGGATGGTATCTATGAGGAAAGCTTTGAAATTTCCAAAAGGCTGACCCTTTATGGAGTTGGAAATGTGACGATTAAAGGTGGTGTATTTATCCGCTATAATACACATGCCAATATGCGTAATTTACGCTTTACACAAGGGCAAGGTATTTATGTCAAAGGGGATTTACAGCTGGAAAACTGTGTGATTGAACAGCAATTGGTACAAACACAGGTGACTGTTAGCTTTGGAAGTCTAATGATGAAAAATGTTGATATCCTAGCTAGTCCTGTTAATCATTATGGTTTGCAAATTGATAATGGCTCAAGTGTTATTCTTGTGGACACGACAATCCAGCACCATACCAAGGCTCAAATTATGGTGCAAAATAGTGAAATTGCTTTAACCAATTGTATGCTATTGGAGGGTCAAACAAATGGTATTTTTGCGATTTGCAATGTAAAAATTGATATTGTGGATTGTGAAATTCATGGTCATCAGCAAACACAAATTGTTGCAGCTGCTAGTTCCATGACTATGACTAATACACTTATTCATCAGGGGCAAGGTTTAGGGATTCAGCTCCTTGATCAATCGACATTAACAATGGATGGTTGTGAAATTAAGCGGCATCCGGATACAAATTTAGTTGTTCATGGCAGTGAGGTTTGGCTTACAGATTCTGTCTTTTCTGATGGACAGGGTCATGGTATTTATATTGCCGAACACGCTACCGCAAAATTGTATGATTGTAAGGTCCATGGACATTATAAATCCCAGCTAATCATTGAAAATAGTAAGGTAGAGATTTGTAAATGTAGTGTGATGAAGGGACACTCGACTGGTATCACGATTGTAAATGAAGCAAATGTCTCTCTGTCAGAATGCATGATTCAAGACCATCAGCAATTTCATTTTATCGTCGATGCTAGTTTTCTAAAGCTGAATCGGTCTGTCCTTCAAAATGGGCAGGCAGGTGGTATTTTTGGTAATGATCATGCGAAAATAATGCTTCATCATACGACCATTCGAGAGCTAGAAGGACATCATCTTTATATAAATAAT
This genomic stretch from Lysinibacillus pakistanensis harbors:
- a CDS encoding methyl-accepting chemotaxis protein, with product MKFKSISKRIVFSFSIVVTIVILYIGYNFYSVKLSNSATEQIIEEDLHLLITDYELASTISLRIAAARGYVLSGDEKYKHIFNDNVERALKNEKIRLALSESAEFNNFATMAKEWSSYVEKNVFDVYDQGNIEMATKNLATMDTKATEIREGYEGLAENRKQSITTVGTDIITAGDNKQITGIIVGIILVVVSIGIAIISARVISRPIITVTNRMQRITDGDLSEPALVVKSSDEIGQLTEATNTMSDILNRFLGHIQRVSNDVAAHSEELMQSATEVKTGTQQIVSTVTEIAGGTELQASNASDVATNMMEFNTKMTDVNNSSKYVYQYSQDVMALTKEGKSLMNASTEQMTSIHVIVKDAVQKVDGLSKQTQNISKLVAVIQDIAAQTNLLALNAAIEAARAGEHGKGFAVVADEVRKLAEQVAVSVDDITEIVQKVQLDAQTVTASLENGYGEVEKGTTQIASTNETFNQITEAVSSMSINIDNMSTKLEEVVQNTASIHKSVDEIAAVSEQSAAGIQEASATIEQAATSMDEIQYSSANLAEMAENLNDIIQKFKLSN
- a CDS encoding right-handed parallel beta-helix repeat-containing protein; the protein is MATLVVKRSIMHRYQRIEDAIRDAAPGDLIEIRDGIYEESFEISKRLTLYGVGNVTIKGGVFIRYNTHANMRNLRFTQGQGIYVKGDLQLENCVIEQQLVQTQVTVSFGSLMMKNVDILASPVNHYGLQIDNGSSVILVDTTIQHHTKAQIMVQNSEIALTNCMLLEGQTNGIFAICNVKIDIVDCEIHGHQQTQIVAAASSMTMTNTLIHQGQGLGIQLLDQSTLTMDGCEIKRHPDTNLVVHGSEVWLTDSVFSDGQGHGIYIAEHATAKLYDCKVHGHYKSQLIIENSKVEICKCSVMKGHSTGITIVNEANVSLSECMIQDHQQFHFIVDASFLKLNRSVLQNGQAGGIFGNDHAKIMLHHTTIRELEGHHLYINNARLFADKCTFDAIIGHAITCMKAIFEVTNSAFKNNGKQSPYALVWSDNSMGRIKHCSIDEMDRAFLALSNQSMLEMENMDLTATKIPAIVQEKSQLFIQGTTNGTMWKSDATSKIIAISPNVNDQMKQMVNQINQAESINLHILNEKLQIPIDVLQQVTAILQKSNIKKTM